Proteins encoded within one genomic window of Acidithiobacillus sp. AMEEHan:
- the hisA gene encoding 1-(5-phosphoribosyl)-5-[(5-phosphoribosylamino)methylideneamino]imidazole-4-carboxamide isomerase, which produces MLLIPAIDLKEGHCVRLRQGRMDDGTTFSKDPLATARRWVEAGARRLHIVDLDGAVSGEPVHAEIIGEICRTFPDLEIQVGGGIRTDEQIERYILAGVNFVIIGTQAVKAPGFVAEATLAFPGHIIVGIDARDGKVATEGWSKLSRHDPIDLAQHFANDGVEAIIYTDISRDGMLSGPNIDATVALARSIPIPVIASGGIANLEQVLALQAHEEDGILGAISGRAIYEGTLDFAAAQRRLDERDAQ; this is translated from the coding sequence ATGTTGTTGATACCCGCCATCGACCTCAAGGAGGGGCATTGCGTGCGACTGCGGCAAGGGCGCATGGATGACGGTACCACCTTTTCTAAGGATCCTCTGGCCACCGCCCGGCGCTGGGTGGAGGCCGGGGCGCGGCGCCTGCACATTGTCGATCTCGACGGTGCGGTCAGTGGGGAACCGGTGCATGCCGAGATCATCGGGGAAATCTGCCGCACTTTCCCCGACCTGGAAATTCAGGTGGGTGGGGGCATCCGCACCGACGAGCAAATCGAACGCTACATTCTCGCTGGGGTGAATTTCGTCATTATCGGTACCCAGGCGGTCAAGGCGCCGGGCTTTGTTGCCGAGGCGACGCTGGCCTTCCCCGGACATATCATCGTCGGCATCGATGCCCGCGATGGCAAGGTGGCCACGGAGGGTTGGTCCAAGCTCTCTCGACACGATCCCATCGATCTGGCGCAGCACTTTGCCAACGATGGCGTAGAAGCCATCATCTACACCGACATCAGTCGCGATGGCATGCTCAGCGGTCCCAACATCGACGCCACAGTTGCCCTGGCCCGCAGCATTCCAATACCGGTAATCGCCTCCGGGGGCATCGCCAACCTGGAGCAAGTGCTGGCCTTGCAGGCCCACGAAGAAGACGGGATCCTAGGTGCCATCAGCGGTCGCGCCATCTACGAAGGCACCCTCGATTTTGCCGCAGCGCAACGCCGTCTGGACGAACGCGATGCTCAGTAA